In a single window of the Cydia pomonella isolate Wapato2018A chromosome 2, ilCydPomo1, whole genome shotgun sequence genome:
- the LOC133515624 gene encoding uncharacterized protein LOC133515624, with protein sequence MRKFLPLILVFCFADSSPVSVGTLQFDNLDTDLDDLKYEVEEEDLDDYSKLLDDAEDEKKTAAKTTGYEKNNKVSKGVKGKKKVTDLKKFFKGLGAEDEGYYDDDAAYALAEAAAAEAVGVKGKEDRTYRKGTKTRGFHRVHHKDEYKKDKVFYEDDETKGSINKVGAKGRGYSLSGGAGFNKGHIHHKLKKGVYGKQGYSDKGTFEKEFEGYGDSEGFDTKYSSDS encoded by the coding sequence ATGCGAAAATTTCTGCCATTGATATTAGTTTTTTGCTTCGCGGATTCGTCGCCGGTGAGTGTAGGCACGTTGCAATTTGACAACCTTGACACTGACCTGGATGATTTAAAATACGAGGTGGAAGAGGAGGATTTGGACGACTATTCGAAGCTACTTGACGACGCTGAGGATGAGAAAAAGACTGCAGCGAAAACAACAGGATATGAAAAGAACAACAAAGTTAGCAAAGGCGTTAAAGGGAAGAAGAAAGTCACGGATTTGAAAAAGTTTTTCAAAGGATTAGGAGCTGAAGACGAAGGTTACTATGATGATGACGCTGCGTACGCCTTAGCTGAAGCGGCAGCCGCAGAAGCAGTCGGCGTTAAAGGAAAAGAAGACAGGACCTATAGAAAAGGAACCAAAACTCGAGGCTTCCACCGCGTCCATCATAAAGACGAGTACAAGAAAGACAAAGTGTTTTACGAAGATGATGAAACCAAGGGCTCTATTAACAAAGTCGGTGCTAAAGGTCGCGGTTACAGTCTGAGCGGAGGCGCTGGTTTTAATAAAGGACATATCCATCATAAATTGAAGAAAGGAGTGTACGGAAAACAAGGGTATTCTGACAAGGGAACGTTTGAGAAGGAGTTCGAAGGTTATGGTGATTCTGAAGGCTTTGATACTAAGTATTCGTCGGATAGTTGA
- the LOC133531602 gene encoding sarcoplasmic reticulum histidine-rich calcium-binding protein-like, whose amino-acid sequence MFIFSRRKLILYCKVNVKHCNTPHILVQSISICVRVNIFYVYIMYKLVLPNGLIQQESIQFNATGTSETCHSKCHVAAKTHSTSTFSTGHCSEHISTMAKAFCVLLVVAAASAVHVSYVAPVASGYIYRSDNGGPASLIQLGAQQYHQPAAFAPPLPIAQPLTLPLPEPEVYELPATPLTFHGEAEPLAQHIADQDDDDDDEDDEEEHPDPELYGDLIEVGHGHGHGHAYEKGAGSDYGEEHHAAHGEKGSKGYNSKDHHASGESGHYGKEHKEGHYGESEGEKSAHHDEADAHGKHHEAGSSYEGGDHGHKKHFSKGEDVTGYHKVFHKDEFKKDHDFYDVADNSGHFNKYGNEKGHHGSEEGGHKEGGSHDSGSDKGEFGKAGFHAKGHHDESDDSHSAEEGKESHFNHSEEHGKKGSNENGKEYHFQDDDDDEEEDDE is encoded by the exons atgtttattttctcGCGAAGGAAGTTGATACTTTATTGCAAAGTTAATGTAAAACATTGTAATACTCCTCACATTCTGGTTCAGTCCATTTCAATATGTGTTCGAGTAAACATATTCTACGTCTACATTATGTACAAGTTAGTTTTACCCAATGGTCTTATTCAACAGGAGAGTATACAG ttcaaCGCCACAGGGACGAGTGAGACGTGTCACTCAAAATGCCATGTCGCGGCCAAGACTCACAGCACAAGCACCTTCAG CACAGGTCACTGCAGCGAGCACATCTCAACCATGGCGAAGGCTTTCTGTGTTCTACTGGTGGTCGCGGCGGCGTCGGCGGTCCACGTGTCCTACGTGGCTCCGGTGGCCAGCGGGTACATCTACAGGAGCGATAACGGAGGCCCCGCGAGCCTCATCCAGCTTGGAGCGCAGCAGTACCACCAGCCCGCGGCTTTCGCGCCACCTCTCCCTATAGCGCAACCTTTGACCTTACCTTTACCTGAGCCTGAGGTCTACGAACTGCCCGCAACTCCTCTAACTTTCCACGGCGAAGCCGAACCCCTCGCTCAGCATATCGCCGATCAAGATGAcgacgatgatgatgaagatgacGAGGAGGAACACCCCGATCCGGAGCTGTACGGAGATTTAATCGAAGTCGGACATGGGCACGGACACGGCCACGCTTATGAAAAGGGAGCAGGCAGCGACTACGGCGAAGAACACCATGCCGCCCATGGTGAAAAGGGTAGCAAGGGCTATAACTCCAAAGACCACCACGCTTCAGGCGAATCTGGACACTACGGCAAGGAACATAAGGAGGGCCACTACGGCGAATCCGAAGGGGAGAAATCTGCCCACCACGACGAAGCTGATGCCCACGGAAAGCACCACGAAGCCGGCTCCAGCTACGAGGGAGGCGACCACGGTCACAAGAAGCACTTCAGCAAAGGCGAGGATGTGACCGGCTACCACAAGGTGTTCCACAAGGACGAGTTCAAGAAGGACCACGACTTCTACGACGTCGCCGACAACAGCGGCCACTTCAACAAGTACGGCAACGAGAAGGGCCATCACGGATCTGAGGAAGGCGGCCACAAAGAAGGTGGATCCCACGACTCTGGTTCTGATAAGGGTGAGTTTGGCAAAGCGGGCTTCCACGCTAAAGGGCATCACGATGAAAGCGACGATAGCCATTCCGCTGAGGAGGGTAAGGAGAGCCACTTCAATCACAGCGAGGAGCACGGCAAGAAAGGCAGCAATGAAAATGGGAAAGAGTACCACTTccaagatgatgatgatgatgaggagGAGGACGACGAATAA